The following are from one region of the Phormidium sp. PBR-2020 genome:
- a CDS encoding DUF3067 family protein — MTGQELHQLLLEKWGCSYDLQLRRTQGKIFLQVMWKYLEQASFPRSPEDYASHLEQIAEYLNAWNSAETIRQYIQETRERPRLGKAVSIPIDPGQRRSEWFVDS, encoded by the coding sequence GTGACTGGACAAGAGTTACACCAACTCCTACTGGAGAAGTGGGGCTGTTCCTACGATCTGCAACTGCGCCGCACCCAGGGCAAAATTTTCCTGCAAGTGATGTGGAAATATCTCGAACAGGCCTCGTTTCCCCGTTCCCCGGAAGACTATGCCAGTCATCTTGAGCAGATTGCCGAATATCTCAACGCTTGGAACAGCGCCGAGACAATTCGTCAATATATTCAGGAGACTCGGGAACGTCCCCGACTGGGGAAAGCCGTCAGCATTCCCATTGATCCCGGTCAACGCCGGTCTGAGTGGTTTGTGGACTCCTAA
- a CDS encoding cytochrome b6-f complex iron-sulfur subunit produces the protein MTQASGSADVPSMGRRQFMNFLTFGAVTGTALGALYPVVKYFIPPSSGGSGGGLVAKDALGNDVKATSFLAEHNVGDRVLTQGFKGDPTYIVVEGEQAIADYGLNAVCTHLGCVVPWNASAEKFICPCHGSQYNKAGKVVRGPAPLSLALVHVDVAEDDNVVLTQWTEEDFRTQEKPWWV, from the coding sequence ATGACTCAGGCTTCCGGCTCAGCTGATGTCCCCTCCATGGGACGACGGCAATTCATGAACTTTCTGACGTTTGGTGCAGTTACCGGAACCGCTCTCGGTGCGCTGTACCCCGTCGTTAAATACTTTATTCCCCCTTCGAGTGGCGGCAGTGGTGGCGGTCTCGTCGCTAAAGACGCTCTCGGAAATGATGTCAAAGCGACCAGTTTCCTGGCTGAACACAATGTGGGCGATCGCGTTCTCACTCAAGGCTTTAAGGGAGATCCGACCTATATCGTTGTTGAAGGCGAACAGGCGATCGCCGATTATGGCCTCAACGCGGTTTGCACCCACCTCGGCTGCGTGGTTCCCTGGAATGCAAGTGCAGAGAAGTTTATCTGTCCTTGTCACGGGTCTCAGTACAACAAAGCGGGTAAAGTGGTTCGCGGCCCCGCACCTCTGTCTCTGGCCTTAGTCCATGTGGATGTGGCTGAGGATGATAATGTGGTTCTCACCCAGTGGACTGAAGAAGATTTCCGGACTCAAGAAAAACCCTGGTGGGTTTAA
- a CDS encoding apocytochrome f — MKYSSAWATERFAPLMTRLRQGVLVSLAAVAVFIASDVLFPQAAAAYPFWAQQTAPETPREATGRIVCANCHLAEKPMDVEVPQSVLPDTVFKAVVKVPYDTSRQQILGDGSKAGLNVGAVLMLPEGFKIAPEDRIPEELKEEIEGIFYQTYTPEQENVILVGPLPGEEHQELVFPVLSPDPNQDSSVHFGKYSVHAGGNRGRGQIYPAGNNSNNVAYKAQHAGTIKAIEPNDEGGYAVTLTTEEGSEVVESVPPGPEMLASVGDMVAAGDVLTTDPNVGGFGQKDTEIVLQSPGRIQGLLGFFALVAVAQIMLVLKKKQVEKVQAAEMEF; from the coding sequence ATGAAATACTCTAGTGCTTGGGCGACAGAACGGTTCGCCCCTTTGATGACCCGCTTGAGACAAGGAGTCCTGGTCAGCTTGGCAGCCGTCGCTGTCTTTATCGCCAGTGATGTCTTGTTCCCTCAAGCGGCCGCGGCTTACCCTTTCTGGGCCCAACAAACTGCTCCAGAAACCCCTCGTGAAGCCACTGGACGCATTGTCTGCGCCAACTGCCACTTGGCAGAAAAACCCATGGACGTGGAAGTGCCTCAGTCGGTTCTCCCGGACACGGTGTTTAAGGCTGTGGTTAAGGTTCCCTATGACACCTCCAGGCAGCAAATCCTCGGAGACGGAAGTAAGGCGGGCCTGAATGTGGGTGCGGTCTTGATGCTGCCCGAAGGGTTTAAAATTGCTCCCGAAGACCGCATTCCTGAAGAACTCAAGGAAGAAATCGAAGGCATCTTCTACCAAACCTATACTCCTGAACAGGAGAACGTGATTCTGGTGGGTCCCCTCCCCGGCGAGGAACACCAGGAGTTGGTCTTCCCGGTTCTGTCTCCTGACCCCAATCAAGATTCGTCGGTTCACTTTGGTAAGTATTCCGTCCATGCTGGCGGAAACCGGGGTCGCGGGCAAATCTATCCTGCTGGGAACAACAGCAATAATGTTGCTTATAAAGCTCAACATGCAGGAACCATCAAAGCCATTGAACCCAATGATGAGGGTGGCTATGCAGTGACCTTAACCACTGAGGAGGGTTCCGAGGTGGTGGAGTCGGTTCCCCCAGGTCCAGAAATGCTCGCCTCGGTGGGTGATATGGTTGCCGCTGGTGATGTGCTAACCACTGACCCCAATGTGGGTGGCTTTGGTCAGAAGGATACGGAGATTGTTCTGCAAAGTCCTGGCCGCATTCAAGGCTTACTGGGTTTCTTTGCCTTAGTTGCTGTTGCTCAAATCATGCTGGTTCTCAAGAAGAAACAGGTTGAGAAAGTTCAGGCGGCTGAGATGGAATTTTAA
- a CDS encoding alpha/beta fold hydrolase, translating into MAVDEKIITTPSGDWFYREVHPPNSTVAPPVVFLHGLPSLGYSWSALLPDLASQGLQGVAPDWLGFGRSHKPQKRDFAYTPDAFVEALDGFLNVMDLDRISLVIQGFLGSVGLQYALRNRDRIDRLAILNAPLSPTAKLPWKLKQMSFPLVGDMMTQDPLLIDRTLEAGSGFVIPDEDLDVYRRPWLKTSDSGRSLLYTLQNLELKTAMAEIASGFESWTQPTQVIWGMVDPWLAPEPAQTFAKQLENGEFVSLPEAAHYPQEHWSEDVAKSLLPFLRRSS; encoded by the coding sequence GTGGCCGTTGACGAAAAAATTATTACAACTCCCTCTGGGGATTGGTTCTATCGTGAGGTGCATCCCCCCAACTCAACGGTAGCGCCTCCGGTGGTGTTTCTCCATGGTTTACCCTCTCTGGGCTACAGTTGGAGCGCCTTACTCCCGGATTTGGCTAGTCAAGGACTTCAGGGAGTTGCCCCGGATTGGCTGGGATTCGGGCGATCGCACAAACCGCAAAAACGAGATTTCGCCTACACTCCTGATGCCTTTGTTGAGGCGTTGGATGGCTTTCTCAACGTTATGGACCTCGATCGCATTTCTCTGGTGATTCAGGGGTTTCTGGGGTCGGTGGGCCTACAATATGCCCTACGCAATCGCGATCGCATTGACCGTCTGGCAATTCTCAATGCACCCCTGTCTCCCACGGCCAAGCTTCCCTGGAAACTCAAGCAGATGAGTTTTCCCCTCGTGGGTGACATGATGACCCAGGACCCCCTGCTGATTGACCGCACCCTGGAAGCTGGAAGTGGCTTTGTGATTCCCGATGAGGATTTGGATGTCTATCGCCGTCCTTGGCTGAAAACCTCTGATTCGGGGCGATCGCTCCTCTATACCTTGCAAAATCTTGAGTTGAAGACCGCCATGGCCGAAATTGCCAGCGGCTTCGAGTCTTGGACTCAACCCACCCAGGTCATTTGGGGCATGGTTGACCCCTGGCTGGCCCCAGAACCGGCTCAAACCTTCGCCAAACAACTGGAGAATGGAGAGTTTGTCAGTCTCCCCGAGGCGGCCCATTATCCCCAAGAACATTGGTCTGAGGATGTGGCGAAATCCTTACTTCCCTTTCTCCGCCGCTCATCTTAA
- a CDS encoding YciI family protein: MSKFILWGSYCENALEKRQPHRQAHLDGLAKQKESGVLVTLGPTEDNTQVFGIYEAEDEATVRQLIENDPYWQNGIWTEYEVKAWIQAF, encoded by the coding sequence ATGTCTAAATTTATTCTTTGGGGCAGCTATTGCGAGAATGCCCTGGAAAAGCGACAACCCCACCGCCAAGCGCATCTCGATGGCTTAGCCAAGCAGAAAGAATCGGGGGTTTTGGTGACTCTCGGTCCTACGGAAGATAACACTCAGGTGTTTGGCATCTATGAGGCTGAGGATGAAGCTACTGTTCGCCAGCTGATTGAGAATGACCCCTATTGGCAAAATGGGATCTGGACGGAGTATGAGGTGAAGGCTTGGATTCAGGCGTTTTAG
- a CDS encoding DUF1997 domain-containing protein — MRSRFASSVPVEIPVPDQPVPIQHYLRQPQRLVKALVDPKRVDVLSPDCFRLKMRPLHFLTLTVQPTVDMRVWADAKGTVRLRSVGCEIRGVEYINQRFSLDLVGRLEPYTHNGKTTLYGKADLKVGVDMPPALWLTPKPIIDATGNTVLASVLHTVKQRLTRHLIADYRAWAGETQPDTPLSLSPNMSPNIQSS; from the coding sequence ATGCGTAGCCGCTTTGCCTCCTCCGTCCCCGTCGAGATTCCCGTCCCAGACCAACCGGTCCCCATTCAGCATTACCTGCGGCAACCCCAGCGACTGGTAAAAGCCCTCGTCGATCCTAAGCGAGTGGACGTTCTCAGTCCTGACTGTTTCCGCTTGAAAATGCGTCCCCTACATTTTCTTACCCTAACCGTCCAGCCCACCGTCGATATGCGGGTTTGGGCTGATGCCAAGGGAACCGTGCGGCTACGTTCGGTTGGCTGCGAAATTCGCGGCGTGGAGTACATTAACCAACGTTTCTCTCTAGATTTGGTCGGACGGCTAGAACCCTACACCCACAACGGCAAAACCACCCTATATGGAAAAGCCGACCTCAAGGTTGGGGTTGATATGCCCCCCGCCCTCTGGCTCACCCCGAAACCCATCATCGATGCCACGGGGAATACCGTTCTGGCGAGTGTCCTGCACACCGTCAAACAGCGTCTGACTCGTCATCTCATCGCGGACTATCGTGCCTGGGCCGGAGAAACCCAACCGGATACCCCCCTATCCCTCTCCCCCAATATGTCCCCCAACATCCAAAGCAGCTAG
- a CDS encoding flavin reductase family protein, with protein sequence MLNTDDQKTAKKTLLRKIPHALYICGVKDINSDNLNGFTASWVMQSSFEPPLIVNCVKNDSGSHEMLKSSGVFSLSFLELGQKDLAQKFFKPQSRVGNKFEDVEFYTAETGCPIIKDSLGYVECQVVGSIEKGDHTVFVGEVINAVIHREGEILNLESTGWNYGG encoded by the coding sequence ATGCTAAACACCGACGATCAAAAAACCGCCAAGAAAACTCTATTGCGGAAAATTCCTCACGCTCTCTATATCTGTGGCGTGAAAGATATCAACAGTGACAACCTCAACGGATTTACCGCTAGTTGGGTGATGCAGTCCTCATTTGAGCCGCCCTTAATCGTCAACTGTGTTAAAAACGATAGCGGTTCCCATGAGATGCTCAAATCCAGTGGCGTGTTCAGCCTCAGCTTCCTAGAACTCGGGCAAAAAGACCTGGCCCAGAAGTTCTTTAAGCCTCAAAGCCGGGTGGGGAACAAGTTTGAGGATGTGGAATTTTACACCGCCGAGACTGGCTGCCCGATTATCAAGGACTCCCTAGGCTATGTAGAATGTCAGGTGGTGGGTTCCATCGAGAAAGGAGATCACACCGTCTTTGTCGGCGAAGTGATTAACGCCGTCATTCACCGCGAGGGAGAAATTCTCAACCTCGAAAGCACCGGCTGGAACTACGGCGGCTAA
- a CDS encoding Gfo/Idh/MocA family oxidoreductase, translating to MAGMNQPEPLRMGVIGVGNMGQHHTRVLNLLKDVELVGVADVQVDRGLDTASKYRVKFFEDYRDLLPHVQAVCVAVPTRLHHAVGMACLQNQVHVLIEKPIAASLLEAESLVNQAAESGCILQVGHIERFNPAFQELSKVLKTEEVLALEAHRLSPYSDRANDVSVVLDLMIHDIDLILELIGDRVLKLSASGSRISGSPHLDYVTANLGFANGAIATLTASKVTHRKRRTIAAHCQTSLTEADFLNNEILIHRQTTANTSTDYGQVLYRQDGLIEKVRTSNIEPLHAELEHFVNCVRGGNQPSVGGEQALRALRLASSIEQMALDGKLWDSPDVEWLSDQAILH from the coding sequence ATGGCGGGGATGAACCAACCGGAACCGCTCCGGATGGGGGTAATCGGGGTCGGGAATATGGGACAACATCATACTCGGGTGTTAAATCTCCTCAAGGATGTTGAGTTGGTTGGGGTTGCTGATGTTCAGGTGGATCGGGGCTTAGATACGGCAAGTAAGTATCGGGTTAAGTTTTTTGAGGATTATCGGGATCTTCTCCCCCATGTGCAGGCGGTTTGTGTGGCGGTTCCGACACGACTCCATCATGCTGTGGGGATGGCCTGTTTGCAAAATCAGGTTCATGTGCTGATTGAGAAACCCATTGCGGCGAGTTTGTTGGAGGCGGAGTCTCTGGTGAATCAGGCGGCGGAGTCGGGCTGTATTCTCCAGGTGGGCCATATTGAACGCTTTAATCCGGCGTTTCAAGAACTGAGTAAGGTCTTGAAAACCGAGGAGGTGCTGGCGTTAGAAGCCCATCGCTTGAGTCCGTATTCCGATCGCGCCAATGATGTGTCGGTCGTTCTGGACTTGATGATTCATGATATCGATCTGATCTTAGAACTGATCGGCGATCGCGTCCTGAAACTCTCGGCCAGTGGCAGTCGCATTTCGGGTTCGCCGCATCTGGATTATGTGACGGCGAATTTAGGCTTCGCGAATGGGGCCATTGCAACTCTCACCGCCAGCAAGGTCACCCACCGCAAACGGCGCACCATCGCGGCTCATTGTCAAACTTCCCTCACAGAAGCCGATTTCCTCAATAACGAAATCCTGATTCATCGTCAAACCACTGCCAATACCTCCACAGACTATGGTCAGGTATTGTATCGTCAGGATGGGCTAATCGAAAAAGTCCGCACCAGTAATATTGAACCCCTCCACGCAGAATTAGAGCATTTTGTCAACTGTGTTCGCGGGGGCAATCAACCCTCTGTTGGCGGTGAACAGGCCCTGCGCGCCCTGCGTTTAGCCAGTTCCATTGAACAAATGGCCCTCGATGGCAAACTCTGGGATTCCCCTGACGTAGAATGGCTCTCGGATCAGGCAATCTTGCATTAA
- a CDS encoding peptidoglycan-binding protein has translation MPTARRPLLRPGDGIDSQEFVEPVQLLQRIMIKLRLLPISQPINGRFDSALEKAVKVFQMQNDLKMTGIVGAETWAVIDRKLGITPAPTPSPTPSPSPQPVRRYPVLQKGDGIQHPDLTDAVKTLQELLVKARIFPQDEIIDGKFGNNTEAAVRRFQSLNNLLVDGVVGRETWSALVSGPVEVYEPERQTGLSQFDVPRIIASIPYPDIRAYARDSVPLILQSCLDYGVTDLGQIAYVLATAEHESHLGKWMTELASGWAYEWRSDLGNIYAGDGPRYKGRGFVQITGRANYRYWSGRLGIDLIGNPELAANQDIAADLLVLGMRDGSYTGHSLNDHILGSRQNFVSARRIVNWLDRAEHIAAIAREFLRALR, from the coding sequence ATGCCTACTGCAAGACGTCCCCTGTTACGCCCCGGAGATGGAATCGATTCTCAGGAGTTTGTTGAACCGGTACAGCTCCTGCAACGGATTATGATTAAACTCAGGCTGTTGCCCATCAGTCAGCCGATTAATGGTCGCTTTGACTCCGCTTTGGAAAAGGCGGTCAAAGTCTTCCAGATGCAAAATGACTTGAAGATGACGGGCATCGTCGGTGCCGAAACCTGGGCCGTTATCGATCGCAAATTGGGCATTACCCCCGCCCCCACACCCTCCCCCACACCGTCCCCGTCTCCCCAGCCGGTTCGACGCTATCCGGTGCTGCAAAAGGGCGATGGTATCCAGCATCCTGACCTCACGGATGCGGTCAAAACGCTGCAAGAGTTGCTGGTTAAGGCACGAATTTTTCCTCAAGATGAAATCATTGACGGCAAGTTTGGCAACAACACCGAAGCCGCCGTACGACGCTTTCAGTCTCTGAATAATCTCTTAGTGGATGGGGTGGTGGGACGAGAAACCTGGTCAGCGTTAGTCAGTGGCCCGGTGGAAGTCTATGAACCCGAACGACAAACGGGCCTCTCTCAATTTGATGTCCCCCGGATTATTGCCTCGATTCCCTATCCTGATATTCGCGCCTATGCTCGGGATTCGGTGCCACTGATTTTACAGTCCTGTTTAGATTATGGGGTGACGGATTTAGGGCAGATTGCCTATGTCTTGGCCACCGCTGAACATGAATCCCATCTGGGTAAGTGGATGACAGAATTGGCCAGTGGTTGGGCCTATGAGTGGCGCTCCGATTTGGGCAATATCTATGCCGGAGATGGCCCTCGCTATAAGGGACGAGGCTTTGTGCAGATTACGGGACGGGCTAATTATCGCTATTGGTCTGGTCGGTTGGGGATTGATCTGATTGGCAATCCGGAGTTGGCGGCCAATCAGGATATTGCGGCGGACTTGCTAGTATTGGGGATGCGAGATGGTTCCTATACGGGGCATAGTCTCAATGACCATATCCTGGGGTCACGGCAAAATTTTGTTAGTGCCCGCCGTATTGTGAATTGGCTCGATCGCGCTGAACATATTGCGGCGATCGCCCGAGAGTTTTTACGTGCATTACGTTAA
- a CDS encoding glycosyltransferase family 39 protein, with the protein MALNRLEPVRLSWLDPLILLGAIALLFLGLGDYPLYEPHEGHFAGVAREMLLRGDWLTPYLNGAPYLNKPPLLYWAIAVSYKVFGINEFAARLPLALGGSWGVFIVWQWGRELGSAVTGRVAALMLASACGWFIFTHQLLIDLLLSSLLLTAYYCLWKITLVPRNWLYRLGFWLLLGLIILAKGPFMLVFPAIALLVLSVIYSPSRIWQGLAPGFGIPLLLLLVLPWAIAIEQANPGFWQYFIANENLERLADRRYPPDYAVSQISALGYIGITLVWALPWSLVLPQTLVHTWASLQQSRQEHASGLMLLAIAALLPVLLFLPFSSRLIYYSLPSLPPLMLLTALWWTGGQARRGVATAGGGPLAAVTLIAAAVLVLLALWQLPSALNLELPQLESLKMPIALSFSIGAALAGGLLLRQQSLASWLTLVLGMAIAYYFIIQGFVAFAEIRSSQSLITQAEAELPESTIWVFEGSRELGAAGAMSFYLNPEGERFPQFPTLDPGWVWGQGDRAYRIVYVLTDAGESRKLPAFPGPTPPYHLSAEELQRFWEGNFPVVFVTDFLRDDNDAEDPLTRNLPDNPGEPLLVIGSRHLYGNPAARWTPQP; encoded by the coding sequence GTGGCCTTGAATCGACTTGAACCGGTTCGCCTCAGTTGGCTCGATCCGCTGATCCTGCTCGGGGCGATCGCTCTATTATTCCTGGGGTTAGGAGATTATCCACTCTACGAACCCCACGAGGGACATTTTGCTGGGGTGGCCCGGGAAATGCTCCTACGGGGAGATTGGCTCACCCCCTATCTCAACGGCGCTCCCTATCTCAATAAGCCGCCTTTGCTCTACTGGGCGATCGCCGTCAGTTATAAGGTTTTTGGCATTAATGAGTTTGCCGCCCGCTTGCCGTTGGCTCTAGGGGGTAGCTGGGGCGTTTTTATCGTCTGGCAATGGGGACGAGAACTCGGCTCAGCGGTGACGGGGCGTGTGGCCGCGTTGATGTTGGCCAGTGCCTGTGGTTGGTTTATCTTTACCCACCAACTGCTGATTGATTTGCTGCTGTCGTCTCTGTTGCTGACGGCTTACTATTGTCTCTGGAAAATCACCCTAGTCCCGAGAAATTGGCTCTACCGTTTGGGCTTCTGGTTGCTGTTGGGGCTGATTATTTTGGCCAAGGGACCCTTTATGTTGGTGTTTCCGGCGATCGCCCTTCTGGTGTTGAGTGTCATCTACTCCCCAAGCCGTATCTGGCAGGGACTGGCCCCCGGCTTTGGCATTCCCCTGTTACTGCTGTTGGTTCTGCCTTGGGCGATCGCCATTGAACAGGCGAATCCTGGATTTTGGCAGTATTTTATCGCCAACGAGAACCTAGAGCGTCTGGCGGATCGCCGCTATCCCCCCGATTACGCCGTGTCCCAAATTAGCGCCCTGGGCTACATTGGCATCACCCTCGTTTGGGCCTTACCTTGGTCCCTGGTTCTGCCCCAAACTCTGGTTCATACCTGGGCCAGTCTGCAACAGTCGCGACAAGAACACGCCAGTGGACTCATGCTGCTGGCGATCGCCGCCTTGCTCCCAGTTCTGCTATTTCTCCCCTTCTCCTCCCGCCTGATTTACTACAGTTTGCCCAGCCTTCCCCCTCTAATGCTGCTAACGGCCCTCTGGTGGACGGGAGGACAGGCCCGTCGAGGGGTGGCCACCGCTGGAGGAGGACCCCTCGCCGCCGTGACTCTCATCGCCGCAGCGGTGCTGGTTCTCCTGGCCCTTTGGCAACTCCCTAGCGCGCTCAACTTAGAGTTGCCGCAACTCGAGTCCCTAAAAATGCCCATCGCCCTCAGTTTCAGTATCGGGGCGGCCCTAGCCGGAGGCTTGCTACTGCGACAACAGTCCCTCGCGAGTTGGCTAACCCTGGTTCTGGGGATGGCGATCGCCTATTATTTCATCATTCAAGGGTTTGTGGCCTTTGCCGAGATTCGCTCCTCCCAATCCCTTATCACTCAAGCCGAGGCGGAGTTACCCGAGTCAACCATTTGGGTCTTTGAAGGCTCCCGCGAACTGGGGGCCGCCGGGGCCATGAGTTTTTATCTCAATCCTGAAGGAGAGCGATTTCCCCAGTTTCCCACCCTCGATCCTGGTTGGGTTTGGGGCCAGGGCGATCGCGCCTATCGCATTGTCTATGTTCTCACCGATGCCGGGGAATCTCGGAAATTGCCCGCTTTTCCTGGGCCAACCCCTCCCTATCACCTCTCCGCCGAGGAATTACAACGCTTCTGGGAGGGCAATTTCCCCGTCGTCTTTGTCACCGACTTTCTCCGAGACGACAACGATGCCGAAGATCCCCTAACCCGCAATCTCCCCGACAATCCAGGAGAACCTCTACTGGTGATTGGTTCGAGACATCTTTATGGCAACCCAGCCGCCCGCTGGACTCCGCAACCCTAA
- a CDS encoding DUF4912 domain-containing protein, giving the protein MSQERPPLEEMTLRQLRRVASECGISRYSRMRKSQLLSAIQAVLPEKITPTSTSPTSTSPKTTSPSSPSRQLEAQEEVEAAKFELGQDDRTGGELASVDEGLADLPEGYGESRIVLMPRDPQWAYCYWDITNEQKEDLRRQGGQQLALRVYDSTDIDLNYQAPHSIQEYPCDELAREWYLPIPVSDRDYAVEIGYRCGDGRWLVLARSLTVHTPPVYPSDWIEDVFVTVNWDEPLEGKTVANLVPPSKKPAPSEASESNPLYEEIFGMAKSAEAQRVAGSIFGSMHQVPEQAVSSYVFPSGVGMWAVPTMSGLTMSGAGMSGVGMGASMPPIRPRQFWLVADAELIVYGATEPDATVTIGGRPIKLNSDGTFRFQMSFQDGLIDYPIKAVAVDGEQTRSVHMKFERETPSRNTNTKEEAVPEWLHS; this is encoded by the coding sequence ATGTCACAAGAACGTCCACCCCTCGAAGAAATGACCTTGCGGCAACTCCGGCGAGTGGCCAGCGAGTGCGGCATTTCTCGATATAGCCGAATGCGGAAGTCTCAACTGCTTTCCGCCATTCAAGCGGTCTTACCCGAAAAAATCACCCCCACAAGCACGAGTCCCACAAGCACGAGTCCGAAGACAACCAGTCCGAGTAGTCCATCACGTCAATTGGAGGCACAGGAAGAAGTGGAAGCAGCAAAATTTGAACTCGGCCAAGACGATCGCACCGGCGGCGAACTCGCGTCGGTGGATGAAGGGTTAGCCGATTTGCCCGAAGGCTACGGTGAAAGCCGGATTGTCTTAATGCCTCGGGACCCCCAATGGGCCTACTGCTATTGGGATATCACCAACGAGCAAAAAGAAGACTTACGTCGTCAAGGGGGACAGCAACTGGCCCTGCGGGTGTACGACAGCACGGATATTGATCTGAATTACCAAGCCCCTCACAGCATCCAGGAATATCCCTGTGACGAACTGGCTCGGGAATGGTACTTACCGATTCCCGTCAGCGATCGCGACTATGCGGTAGAAATCGGCTATCGTTGTGGCGATGGCCGTTGGCTGGTGCTGGCCCGCTCCCTCACGGTTCACACCCCTCCCGTCTATCCCTCCGACTGGATCGAAGATGTCTTCGTCACCGTCAACTGGGATGAACCCCTCGAAGGGAAAACCGTGGCCAATCTGGTTCCCCCCAGCAAAAAACCGGCTCCCAGCGAAGCCAGCGAAAGCAATCCCCTCTACGAAGAAATCTTCGGGATGGCCAAGTCTGCCGAAGCCCAACGGGTGGCCGGATCTATCTTTGGTTCGATGCACCAAGTTCCCGAACAAGCGGTTAGTTCTTATGTCTTCCCCTCGGGTGTTGGCATGTGGGCCGTTCCCACCATGTCCGGTTTAACCATGTCCGGTGCAGGAATGTCCGGTGTGGGCATGGGGGCCTCGATGCCGCCGATTCGTCCCCGCCAATTCTGGCTGGTGGCTGATGCGGAACTGATTGTCTATGGGGCCACGGAACCCGATGCAACGGTCACTATTGGCGGCCGTCCCATCAAACTCAATTCTGACGGAACGTTCCGCTTCCAGATGTCGTTCCAAGATGGTCTGATTGACTATCCCATCAAAGCGGTTGCGGTGGATGGGGAACAAACCCGCTCGGTTCACATGAAGTTTGAGCGCGAAACCCCCTCTCGCAATACCAACACCAAGGAAGAAGCTGTTCCTGAGTGGTTACATTCTTAA
- a CDS encoding DUF3146 family protein yields MSSPQLPQTTAYLRVTDCSWEGGTLQGEVTAGSFTWEFCWLFSQSRLDIEPSLGRALIQEPLGRFLEQRDYQLEPGGDYQFTIRAHI; encoded by the coding sequence TTGAGTTCCCCACAGTTACCCCAAACAACAGCCTATCTGCGCGTGACAGACTGCTCCTGGGAGGGCGGAACCTTGCAAGGGGAAGTTACGGCGGGTTCGTTTACCTGGGAATTTTGTTGGCTATTTAGTCAATCTCGCCTGGATATTGAACCCTCGTTAGGCCGGGCCTTAATCCAAGAACCCCTTGGCCGCTTCCTGGAACAACGAGACTATCAGCTTGAACCGGGGGGAGACTACCAATTTACTATCCGCGCTCACATCTAG
- the pth gene encoding aminoacyl-tRNA hydrolase produces the protein MTVNASSTSILVPSAIVGLGNPEPKYDRTRHNIGFAVVDALARSWQIPLTPQRKFKGEYGEGMALAGQKIRLLKPTTYMNRSGEAVQAVASWYKLDPTSILVIYDDMDLPVGRMRLRLAGSAGGHNGMKSIIAHLGSQDFPRLRVGIGKPQPGENPSISHVLGKFSPQENQVITEVMSLVRDAIELSLKEGVEKSMSLYNSRNLAKPPSSKTSS, from the coding sequence ATGACTGTTAACGCTTCCTCGACATCGATTTTAGTCCCGAGTGCGATCGTGGGTTTAGGTAATCCTGAGCCAAAATACGATCGCACCCGTCATAACATTGGTTTCGCCGTGGTGGACGCCTTAGCGCGATCGTGGCAAATTCCCCTGACCCCACAGCGTAAGTTCAAGGGGGAGTATGGGGAAGGGATGGCCCTCGCCGGCCAAAAGATTCGTCTGCTCAAACCCACCACCTATATGAACCGTTCCGGGGAAGCGGTGCAGGCGGTGGCCAGTTGGTATAAACTCGACCCAACCTCGATTCTGGTCATTTACGATGACATGGACTTACCCGTGGGACGGATGCGGCTGCGTCTGGCGGGATCAGCGGGGGGACATAATGGCATGAAGTCCATTATTGCCCACTTGGGAAGCCAAGACTTCCCCCGGCTGCGTGTAGGAATTGGCAAACCCCAGCCGGGAGAGAATCCCTCAATTTCCCATGTCCTGGGCAAGTTTTCCCCCCAAGAGAATCAAGTGATCACTGAGGTGATGAGTCTGGTCCGCGATGCGATCGAACTGAGCCTCAAAGAAGGGGTTGAGAAGTCCATGAGCCTTTACAATAGCCGCAATCTGGCGAAACCGCCTTCTTCTAAGACCTCCAGCTAA